GGACCTGGCCGGTGATCCAGCGGGCTTCGTCGGTGGTGAGCCAGGCGATCAGGCGCGCCGGGTCGTCCGGTTCGCCGTAGCGGCCGCGGGGGAACATCGGGCGGATCGTCTGCCAGGTCGGTTCGTCCAGGTAGCCGGTGTCGACCGGGCCGGGGTTGACGGTGTTCGTCGTGATGCCGGTGTCCGCCAGCTGGTCGGAGATCGTCAGGGTGATCTCGGCGAGCGCTCCCTTGGCCGCGGCGTAGGCGACCTCGCCGGGCATCGGGCCCTGCTGCTGGCCGGAGGTCATGAACACGATCCGCCCGCCCGGGCGGCCGTCGTGCTGCGCGGCGAAGGCCTGCGCGAGCAGGATCGACGACCTGGTGTTCACCGCCCAGTGCCCGTCGAGCATCGCCGCGTCGAGCTCGCCCAGCGCTCCGTCGCCGCCGCTGCGCGCGTGGTTGCAGACCAGGACGTCGAGGTGCCCGAACTCGGCCACCGCGGCGTCGACGAGCTGCTGCGGCGCATCGGGACCGGCCAGGTCGGCTCCGGCGTCGGCGATCCGCGCACCGGGGGCCAGCTGCTCGGCCACCCCGGCGAGCACCGCTTCGAGATCGTCGCCGCCCCACGGCTGCTCTTCGTCGTGCGGCCGGTGGTGGTGCACGAACACCGACGCGCCGTAAGCCGCCAACCGGCGCGCGATCGCGTACCCGATGCCCTGCCTGCGGCTGACCCCGGTCACCAGCGCGGTCCGGCCGCGCAGCGGAAGGGGGTCGCGGGAAAGATCGGCTGTGGTCATGCGCGGCAGGTTAGGGCGCTGTGGTGCCCGCTGCCACCGAATTGTCCGGATCGCGCTCCGTGAATACGTACCCGTGTGGGTATTTGCACCGGTCCGCCGAGAACTCCGATGCGGCACCCTCGAACGAGCTCCCCCGAGGGAGTGAAAGACCGGTCGACCGCTCTCTCCCCCGAAGCCGGTCCCCGGAAACGCCGCGCCCTGCCGCCCCCAGCGGCAGGGCGTGCGGTTCGTCCGACCCCCTCCCCGACGGGCCGGACGAACCGCCCCGGTGTCACTTCATGCCGGTGCTTCGACGGGGAGTGCCGCTTCAGCCAGCCGCTCGTCGTGAGTGACGAAGGCCGTCAGCGCGATTCGGGCATCCAACGCTGTGGCCAGGGGGATTGAGTCCAGGTTTCGAAGGTGGGTGCCGCCCGGACTGCAGCGGGTCCCGGGCGGTTGTGCTCACCTCTCGTCAGAGCTTGCGGAGGCGGACCCGGTTGATCGAGTGGTCGACGTCCTTGCGCAGGACCAGGGTCGCGCGCGGGCGGGTGGGCAGGATGTTCTCCACCAGGTTCGGCTCGTTGATGGTGCGCCACAGGTGGTCGGCCTCGGCGCGGGCCTCCTCGTCGGACAGCTGCGCGAAGTGGTGGAAGTGCGAGTCCGGGTTGGCGAACGCCGTGCTGCGCAGCGCCAGGAAGCGGTCGGCGTACCAGCGGGCGATGTGCTCGGTGTGCGCGTCGACGTAGATGGAGAAGTCGAACAGGTCCGACACCGCCAGGCTCGGCGCGGGCTGCAGGACGTTGAGCCCCTCGATGATCAGGATGTCCGGCTGGCGCACCACGATCTGCTCGCCGGGCACGATGTCGTACAGCACGTGCGAGTACACCGGCGCGGCCACCTCCGGCGCACCGGACTTGACCTCGGTGACGAAGCGCAGCAGCGCGCGCCGGTCGTAGCTCTCCGGGAAGCCCTTGCGGTGCATCAGCCCGCGGCGCACCAGTTCGGCCTTGGGGTAGAGGAAGCCGTCGGTAGTCACCAGGTCCACCCGCGGGTGGTCCGGCCAGCGGGCCAGCAGGGTGCGCAGCAGCCGCGCGGTGGTCGACTTGCCGACCGCGACGCTGCCCGCGATGCCGATCACGAACGGCACCTTGGTGCCGCGGGTCTCCTCGCCGAGGAACGTCGTGGTCGTCTCGTGCAGCCGCTGGCGGGCCGCCACCTGCAGGTTGATCAACCGTGACAGCGGGAGGTAGACGTCGGCGACCTCGGCCAGGTCGACCTGCTCGCCGAGGCCGCGCAGGTCGTCGAGCTCGTCCTCGGTCAGCGGCAGCGGGAGGGAATCCCGCAGTTCCCGCCACTGGTCCCGGTGCAGTTCGACGTATGGGCTCAGTTCGCGAACGCGTGTCACAGGCACCCCTCGGCGTTGAGGCCCGGCAGGAACTTCGGGGGAACAGTAAGTGGCGGATCGTCCGCAGCGCTGTGATCCACTGCACGCTGAGACGCAGGGAACACCGCTGGATCGATCGTGGGCCCCGCAGGCGGCAGGACGCCGGACCGGCGTGCGGTCCGGCGTCCTGCGTGGTCAGCTCACTGCTCGGAGCCGCTGGTCGTGTTCAGCTTCGACTTGCGGTAGCCGTAGGAGAAGTAGATCACCAGGCCGATGACGAACCAGGCGGCGAAGCGCAGCCAGGTCAGCGGCTCCAGGAAGGTGACCAGCCAGAGCGAGAACGCGATGCCGATCATCGGCACCACCGGCATGCCGGGGCACTTGAAGCCGCGCGGGATCTCCGGGCGCCGGTAGCGGAGCACGATCACCGCGGCGCACACGACCACGAACGCCAGCAGGATGCCGATGTTGGTCAGCTCCGCGGCCTCGCCGATCGGCAGCAGGCCGGCGATGAGCGCGGAGGCGACGCCGATCAGCCAGGTGAACCGCGTCGGCACCTTGCGCACCGGGTGGGTTTTGGCGAACCACTGCGGCAGCAGCCCGTCGCGGCTCATCGCGTAGCCGACGCGGGTCACGCCGAGCATGAAGGTGAACAGCACGGTCAGGATGCCCAGGATCGCGCCGACCGCGATGATCGCGCCGAGCACCGGCAGGCCCACGTCGGCGAACGCGCTGGCGAACGCGCTCTCGGTGCTGATCTGCTGGTACGGGACCATGCCGGTGAGCACCAGGCAGGCCAGCACGTAGAGCACCATCGCGATGACCAGCGAGTACATGATGGCCTTCGGCATGTGCTTCTGGGCTTCCTTGGACTCCTCGGCCGCGGTGCTCATCGCGTCGTAGCCGAAGACCGCGAAGAACACCGTCGCCGCCCCGGCGAAGGCGCCACCGATGCCGTAGGGGAAGAACGGGTTGTAGTTGCCCGCGTTGACGTGGAAGGCGCCGACGACGATCACCACCAGGACCACGCCGACCTTCAGGTAGACCAGCAGGGTCTCGAACCGGGCGGCGCTCTTCATGCCCTGGTTGAGGACGAAGGCGATGAGCAGGCACAGCAGCGCGGCGAACAGGTTGATCTTGTAGCTGCCGGGCGGCGCGGCGCCGTCCTCGGTGCCCGGGGCGCCCAGCATCCACGCCGGCAGGTCGATGCCGAGGAACCCGAGCAGCTCGTTGAAGTAGCCGGAGATGCCGATGGCCACCACGGCCACGATCGCGGTGTACTCCAGCAGCAGGTCCCAGCCGATCAGCCAGCCGACGACCTCACCGAGCACGGCGTAGCCGTAGGTGTAGGCCGACCCGGCCTTGGGGATCATCCCGGCGAACTCGGCGTAGGAGAACGCGGCGGCCGCGCTGGCGATGCCGGCGATGAGGAACGAGATCAACACCGCGGGCCCGGCCTTCTCGTTGGCCACCGCGCCCGCCAGCGAGAAGATCCCGGCCCCGATGATGCCGCCGACGCCGATGGCAGTGAGCTGCCACAGGCCCAGCG
This region of Saccharopolyspora hordei genomic DNA includes:
- a CDS encoding amino acid permease produces the protein MTSPSLQPGRGIFRRKPIDAITEDTGGGGLQRSLGLWQLTAIGVGGIIGAGIFSLAGAVANEKAGPAVLISFLIAGIASAAAAFSYAEFAGMIPKAGSAYTYGYAVLGEVVGWLIGWDLLLEYTAIVAVVAIGISGYFNELLGFLGIDLPAWMLGAPGTEDGAAPPGSYKINLFAALLCLLIAFVLNQGMKSAARFETLLVYLKVGVVLVVIVVGAFHVNAGNYNPFFPYGIGGAFAGAATVFFAVFGYDAMSTAAEESKEAQKHMPKAIMYSLVIAMVLYVLACLVLTGMVPYQQISTESAFASAFADVGLPVLGAIIAVGAILGILTVLFTFMLGVTRVGYAMSRDGLLPQWFAKTHPVRKVPTRFTWLIGVASALIAGLLPIGEAAELTNIGILLAFVVVCAAVIVLRYRRPEIPRGFKCPGMPVVPMIGIAFSLWLVTFLEPLTWLRFAAWFVIGLVIYFSYGYRKSKLNTTSGSEQ
- a CDS encoding SDR family oxidoreductase, translated to MTTADLSRDPLPLRGRTALVTGVSRRQGIGYAIARRLAAYGASVFVHHHRPHDEEQPWGGDDLEAVLAGVAEQLAPGARIADAGADLAGPDAPQQLVDAAVAEFGHLDVLVCNHARSGGDGALGELDAAMLDGHWAVNTRSSILLAQAFAAQHDGRPGGRIVFMTSGQQQGPMPGEVAYAAAKGALAEITLTISDQLADTGITTNTVNPGPVDTGYLDEPTWQTIRPMFPRGRYGEPDDPARLIAWLTTDEARWITGQVLNTEGGFARWRPRA
- the coaA gene encoding type I pantothenate kinase, which translates into the protein MTRVRELSPYVELHRDQWRELRDSLPLPLTEDELDDLRGLGEQVDLAEVADVYLPLSRLINLQVAARQRLHETTTTFLGEETRGTKVPFVIGIAGSVAVGKSTTARLLRTLLARWPDHPRVDLVTTDGFLYPKAELVRRGLMHRKGFPESYDRRALLRFVTEVKSGAPEVAAPVYSHVLYDIVPGEQIVVRQPDILIIEGLNVLQPAPSLAVSDLFDFSIYVDAHTEHIARWYADRFLALRSTAFANPDSHFHHFAQLSDEEARAEADHLWRTINEPNLVENILPTRPRATLVLRKDVDHSINRVRLRKL